Proteins co-encoded in one Marinomonas sp. IMCC 4694 genomic window:
- a CDS encoding DUF6586 family protein, with amino-acid sequence MSSASLASVTNQKLDTARRLIQQGKTSDEAWLNAGLESSAVFQLRSALNGLLKEVSSSYSLSSSLDVNTLLAETTNKQIVVPVLAELADLLLRSESWFYQLNQAYLVQFECRSAPSSVVQSDAIIGRGSDAGASVSFYLAKLVELVLRFREESSEY; translated from the coding sequence ATGAGCAGTGCGAGTTTGGCGAGTGTAACAAATCAAAAGCTCGATACCGCTAGGCGCTTAATCCAGCAAGGTAAAACAAGCGATGAAGCGTGGTTAAATGCGGGTTTAGAAAGCTCGGCGGTATTTCAATTAAGAAGTGCACTTAACGGCTTATTAAAAGAAGTGTCGTCGTCTTATTCCTTATCAAGCTCGTTGGATGTGAATACATTGCTTGCTGAGACCACCAATAAGCAGATTGTAGTGCCGGTTTTGGCTGAGCTAGCGGATTTGTTATTGCGTTCTGAATCATGGTTTTATCAGCTCAATCAAGCGTATCTGGTACAGTTTGAATGTCGTTCGGCGCCGTCTTCTGTAGTGCAGTCTGATGCTATCATTGGTCGTGGGAGTGACGCAGGGGCGTCGGTAAGTTTTTACTTGGCTAAATTGGTTGAGTTGGTTTTACGTTTTAGAGAAGAGTCATCAGAGTATTAA
- the lexA gene encoding transcriptional repressor LexA yields MIKLTQRQSDVLETIREFIGETGFPPTRAEIARRLGFKSPNAAEEHLKALCKKGAIEMLSGASRGIRLVDRAINEEAKEDLGLPVIGKVAAGFPILAQENIASHVNIPATMFSPQADYFLSVSGTSMKDIGIMEGDLLAVHKTTSVRNGQIVVARIGDEVTVKRFEQNGHIVRLMPENEAFNDIIVDLETEDFAIEGLSVGVIRQGH; encoded by the coding sequence ATGATTAAATTAACGCAAAGACAATCTGACGTATTAGAAACCATTCGCGAATTTATTGGTGAAACAGGTTTTCCTCCCACAAGAGCTGAAATCGCACGTCGGCTTGGGTTTAAATCTCCCAATGCGGCCGAAGAGCATTTGAAAGCCTTATGCAAAAAGGGCGCAATAGAAATGCTGTCTGGTGCATCCCGTGGCATTCGCTTGGTGGATCGTGCCATTAATGAAGAAGCAAAAGAAGATCTCGGTCTGCCTGTTATCGGCAAGGTCGCTGCGGGTTTTCCTATTTTAGCTCAAGAAAACATTGCTTCCCACGTTAATATACCGGCTACGATGTTTTCCCCACAGGCGGATTATTTTTTATCGGTCTCAGGAACCAGCATGAAAGACATTGGCATCATGGAAGGTGACCTGTTGGCAGTCCATAAAACCACCAGCGTGCGCAATGGTCAAATTGTTGTGGCTCGTATTGGTGACGAAGTCACGGTGAAACGATTCGAACAGAACGGTCATATCGTCAGACTCATGCCAGAGAACGAAGCGTTTAATGATATTATTGTTGACCTTGAAACCGAGGACTTTGCCATTGAAGGGCTGTCAGTAGGAGTTATTCGCCAAGGCCATTAA
- the dinG gene encoding ATP-dependent DNA helicase DinG — translation MLSDELKKQIQLAYRASLDAKSHKPRAGQRQMIGAIARTLGNIKQGSEGERLDEKHVAVIEAGTGTGKTLSYCLAAIPIAKARGLTLIISTATVALQEQILHKELPDLLEHTELTFKYTLAKGRGRYLCLNNLEGFLNSEEQAMDDMFAGLFEQHLSSEDINTVLYQEMDAALSKGEWDGDKDNWAGVVRDQDWRRLTTDHQQCTNRNCANYSACPFFKARAEIEVADVIVANHDLVLADLSLGGGAILTPPKETIYVFDEGHHLPDKAIGHFRHDVRLQQSITWLRQLEKNLVNLKQELTDDVSLTGQLLLKIPQQIQSIVNFIQYAQQGLAPYIQGLGLDRENNQHRFEFGLIPDELRQLSYSLQTSYQKLFNNIESIQDECKKTKQNEGMGVTPETAETWQPILGVILGRLEQCVGLWQLYSTVDDQNYPPNARWLVLSGQGMEQDIELGGSPILAANTLRQQLWDKCFGAVVTSATLTALNQFHRFNMRSGVPRESEYLRVISPFDFKANGLLVVPNMEHEPNRVEQHTAEIIAYLDKNVNAEKGSLVLFSSRRQMEEVAQSLAVGLQDILLMQGEQSKRVILDSHKARIDAGKGSLLLGLASFAEGVDLPGEYLTCVFIAKIPFAVPDDPVEATLAEWIQKRGGNPFMEITIPDASLRLIQATGRLLRSETDEGEIHILDKRLRTKRYGSQLINSLPPYRFQ, via the coding sequence ATGCTTTCAGACGAACTAAAAAAACAAATTCAACTTGCATACCGAGCGTCATTGGATGCCAAGTCACACAAACCAAGGGCTGGGCAGCGCCAAATGATTGGTGCGATTGCGCGCACCTTGGGAAACATCAAACAAGGTTCGGAAGGTGAGCGACTGGATGAAAAGCACGTTGCTGTAATCGAAGCGGGGACAGGGACGGGGAAAACGTTGTCTTATTGTTTAGCCGCGATCCCTATCGCCAAAGCGCGTGGACTGACACTGATTATCTCGACCGCTACGGTCGCGTTGCAGGAGCAGATTTTACATAAGGAATTGCCTGATCTTCTTGAGCACACGGAGTTGACCTTTAAGTATACACTCGCTAAAGGGCGAGGACGGTATTTGTGTTTGAACAACCTAGAAGGTTTTTTAAACTCAGAAGAGCAAGCAATGGACGACATGTTTGCTGGGTTGTTTGAGCAGCATTTAAGTTCTGAGGATATAAACACTGTCTTGTATCAAGAAATGGACGCAGCCTTGTCAAAAGGGGAGTGGGATGGCGATAAAGACAATTGGGCGGGTGTTGTACGAGACCAAGACTGGCGACGCTTAACGACCGACCATCAGCAGTGTACTAATCGCAATTGTGCAAATTATTCCGCGTGCCCATTTTTTAAAGCACGAGCAGAAATTGAGGTAGCCGATGTCATTGTTGCCAACCATGACTTAGTATTGGCTGACTTATCTCTGGGGGGGGGTGCCATTCTTACGCCGCCTAAAGAAACCATTTATGTCTTTGATGAAGGTCATCACCTACCAGATAAAGCCATAGGTCATTTTCGACATGACGTCCGCTTGCAGCAAAGCATCACTTGGTTGCGTCAGTTAGAAAAAAACTTGGTTAATTTAAAACAAGAACTCACTGACGATGTCAGCTTGACAGGGCAGTTGTTACTTAAAATTCCTCAGCAAATCCAAAGTATTGTGAATTTTATTCAATACGCCCAACAAGGTCTCGCGCCTTACATTCAGGGTTTAGGTCTGGATAGGGAAAATAATCAACACCGATTTGAATTTGGTTTAATCCCAGACGAACTTCGTCAGCTGTCCTACAGCTTGCAGACTTCGTATCAAAAACTCTTCAACAATATCGAAAGCATTCAAGACGAATGTAAAAAAACCAAGCAAAACGAAGGAATGGGGGTAACGCCAGAAACGGCTGAAACTTGGCAGCCCATTTTAGGTGTGATTCTTGGTCGGCTTGAGCAATGCGTAGGTTTGTGGCAATTGTACTCTACTGTAGATGACCAAAACTATCCGCCTAATGCGCGCTGGCTTGTTTTGTCAGGGCAGGGCATGGAGCAAGATATTGAATTGGGCGGATCTCCGATCTTGGCGGCAAATACGCTTAGGCAGCAACTCTGGGATAAATGTTTTGGTGCGGTGGTCACTTCTGCAACTTTAACGGCATTAAATCAATTTCATCGCTTTAACATGCGTTCTGGTGTGCCGCGCGAAAGTGAATATTTACGAGTCATTAGTCCTTTTGATTTTAAAGCCAACGGCTTGCTGGTCGTCCCTAATATGGAGCACGAGCCCAATCGTGTTGAGCAACACACGGCTGAAATTATTGCCTACCTTGATAAAAATGTGAACGCTGAAAAAGGCAGTTTAGTATTGTTTTCATCTCGTCGACAGATGGAAGAAGTGGCGCAATCTTTGGCAGTCGGATTACAAGATATTTTATTAATGCAGGGGGAGCAGTCTAAGCGGGTTATTTTAGATTCCCACAAAGCGCGCATTGACGCTGGCAAAGGCAGTCTATTGCTTGGGTTGGCAAGCTTTGCTGAAGGGGTGGACTTGCCGGGCGAGTATTTAACATGCGTATTCATAGCTAAAATTCCGTTTGCTGTGCCTGATGACCCTGTAGAGGCCACGTTAGCGGAATGGATTCAAAAACGTGGTGGTAATCCTTTCATGGAAATTACCATTCCTGATGCGTCATTGAGGCTTATTCAAGCCACGGGAAGGCTCCTAAGAAGTGAAACGGACGAGGGTGAAATACACATACTAGACAAGCGTTTGCGTACCAAGCGGTATGGATCCCAGTTAATTAACAGTCTGCCGCCTTATCGTTTTCAATAG